The window AAATCCTAGTTTAACTGAAAGAAAAATTAGAAGTCGCAAAAGGAGTGAAATGGAAATGTGTGTAGAATGTTATGTTGATAAAAACAGAATAACACCACTCTTAAATCCATTGGATTGTTTAGAAAATCATACACAATACATTTGTGGAACTTGTGGACGGTGCATTTGCATTGAACATGATTCTAAACGTGGATTACAACGATGGAACTTTCCTTTTAAATCGTTAGAAATTGCAAAATTGTATTTACGTACTGCTGATTATAGTATGAAAAAGCCATGTGGTATTTATGAACTAAAAAGTGAAAATGGCAGACTTTCATACAAAATCTTTGCGAACATCGAGGACTTACAGTTATATCTAAAAAAGAACAAAGGGAAAATTTGTAAAGATATGAAGCCAGTTTTTATTATTGAAGAATACAGAGAATATGCAAATACGCAGATAAGAAAATTGACCTCTGATGAAATACAGAAATATATGTCAGAACGACAACTTAGAAGTTGTCGAGGTGATAAAAATGAAAAAATGCAAATATTGTGGCAAAAAAATAAGTGGCAGTTTTGAGTTTTGTTGCCATGAATGTGAAAATAGCTATACAAAAAATATTGAAAAGGCTGAAAGCAGAATTAAATATTTTATTATCGGAATAATTATAGGATTTCTAGTTATGTTTTATGGAGTTATATCAAACAGTGACTTCATTATTGGAGATGGAATTATAGTAATGGGTATAGTTGCTGTTGCGCTACCATTTACTACGCCTGAAACCGTTGCTCTTTTAGGCTATCAGAAGTCAAGAATTGTGGGAAGAATACTCGGTACATTACTTATAGTAGTTGGGATATGGGTAGGCTTTGTCTAATGATAAATCCCAGTTGACCGAGCAGAGCCGGGGATACTTTTTGAACGAAAGTTCAGGAAGATGGAACGATTAGAAAACCTGGAATTTGTAAGGTGCGAAAATGAGCAATCCGTTTTTGAAAATGATAAAAATTTGCTGATTTCTGTGGTTGCAACCCCTTGTTGCGGAAAAGCAACTACATTTTGGTGGTGTGCTATCGACAAAAATCGTATGCTGATAGCGAAAGGAGGAACACAGAATGACCTTTGGAGAGAAAATACAAAAATTGAGGAAGGAAGCTGGACTATCTCAAGAGGAACTCTCTTATCAGTTAGGAGTATCCAGACAAGCAATCAGCAAATGGGAGCGTGACGAAACCTTGCCAGACATATGCCAATCAAAAAAACTTGCCGTATTGTATAACCTATCGCTGGATGAATTAATTGAATTTGATATAGATATCAAGGAAATACAGGAGGCTATTGACAAAACAAACGAGACAGTTTCAAAAAAGGTAGACTGGACAAATGCATTGCCTCAAAACCGAAAACAAAAGTTCGCAGTAGTCTATACTGGACAGTCATAAAAGTGTCCCCTGAACCTGCACTAAAATCAAGTATTGGTCCGGGTATTGCTTGTATGGCCGTAACACACTGCTATGAGACGAAAAAACTATTTAATTGGCAAATTTTTCATATTTCTTTAAAAAACCCCTGAAAAATGGAAAATAATTGTTGACATAATGATAGTGTTATTATATAATAACCCTTGTGTCACGGTAAAACTGACAAAATACCATCGGGGTGTGGCTCAGCTTGGCTAGAGCGCCTGGTTTGGGACCAGGAGGTCGCAGGTTCGAATCCTGTCACCCCGATATGCGGGTGTAGTTCAATGGTAGAACACCAGCCTTCCAAGCTGGATACGTGGGTTCGATTCCCATCACCCGCTTTCTTACAGCCAAGAAGTTGTAAGGAGCCAGATTAGGGGATATATTTCATGAGTCTGTAGCTCAGCTGGATAGAGCAACGGCCTTCTAAGCCGTAGGTCGAGGGTTCGAATCCCCCCAGGCTCGTTATGGTGGGTGTGGTGCAGTTGGTTAGCGCGCCAGATTGTGGTTCTGGATATCGTGGGTTCGAGTCCCATCACCCACCTTTACTTTTTATAGTACTGGCAACGCAGTGTCAGACATAAGTCTTTAATGGGCTATCGCCAAGCGGTAAGGCACAGGACTTTGACTCCTGCATTCGCTGGTTCGAATCCAGCTAGCCCAGTTTACCTGGACAAGCAGGGTATTATATTTATAGTAGGGGCGTGTAGCTCAGGTGGTAGAGCACTTGACTTTTAATCAAGTTGTCCGGGGTTCGAATCCCCGCACGCTCAGTAATTTTTAGTAACCGTGGAAGCTGATTCCACGGTTATTTTTTTCAAAGGCCTTGTAAATACGGCCTTTGCGGTGTATGAGCGCTTTACACATAAGGCTTAACCGAAGCCAGCAGCTCATCTTTTAATCCGGCTGTATCATCTGTATAAGTGACCGTCATTTCTATTGAATACTCACTTTTTACCCTTACATAAAGCTCTGAATTTATCTGTACTCCATTGGCTGACAATTTTGCTTTGAGGCATTCATAGCTTTCACCGGCAATTTCCACTGTATGGATATCCTCTACCGGTGTGTAGGCCGCTCCTTCCTCCAGGGAGCTTTCCAAATTTTGTTTGGCATACTCGGCCAGCTGCTTAGAAGTAATATTTTTCATGCCCGTATTCTGGACTACGATATTAATATTGGGTATCCCTGGCGCCGCCGCAGCCATCATTTCATAAATCACTGTTCCCTGCTCATAGGTTTCCTCAATCAAATCTGCCCTCTCTTCAGTCGTATATGCCTTCCCCACATCAACTGCATCGGCAATATCCTCATCAGAGGCCATTGTTAAAGATTCTGGTAAATCTATGCGAATGTTCATCCATTCACTTTCAAAGTGGCTCCCATTTCGTCCCCTTCACATAAGGAAGTGAAGGGACGAGGGCTGCTCTGAGAGATTACGGTATAGTCATTCGTGGCTATGCCGTTTTTTCTTTTTGGGAACGCTTCTGTTTCAAGCGTTCTTGGAACATTGCTTCATATTCTTCAGCAGACGGGGCTGTTATGATACCAACGCCGTTGTAGTAAATATCAATCGGATATACGGTTTTTCCATCTATGACCTGCTTTTTTGAAACCATAATGCAGTCGATAAATTCATTGACTATGGCAGGAGTAAGCTCCTCGATTTCCGTGTATCGCTTGACCTTTTGGATGAACGCTGATACATTTTCCGTCTTGTCATTTTGTGCTTCAACATCAGCTTTCAACTGCGAAAGAGCTTCTTTTAGAGATTTCTGCTCCTCCTCATAATTTGCCGACATGACTGCAAAACGCTCATCATTCAGTTTGCCCGATACATTGTCCTCATATATCCGCTGAAATAATACATCTAATTCTGTAATACGCTTTTCGGATTTTGCAAGCTCTCGGCGTTTTTTGGCAAGCTCCTTTTTCTGCTCCTCACTCGATTTCTCAAGCTGTTCCTGCACAAACTGTTTTTCAAACGCTTGTACATAAAACAGAACACGCCGCAAGCTTTCAAGCACTAAGGCATAGACGACCTTTTCCCGAATATAATGTGCGGTGCAGTTTGCCGTATTTTTACGGTAGTTAGAGCAGAAGAAATATGCCTGCTCTCGGCTGTAATTATTTGTTACGCTGTAATACAGTTTTTCGCCGCAGTCCCTACAGTAAAGCAATCCCGAAAACATACTGACCTCGCCTGTGCGGTTTGGTCTGCGTTTGTTAGCACGAAGCGTCTGCACAAGTTCCCAAATTTCCCTATTAATAATGGCTTCGTGGGTATTCTCAAAGACTTTCCATTCTTCCTTTGGTCGCTCAATTTTCGTTTTACCCTTAAATGAACGTGTAGTGGAACGGAAGATTACCGTATCACCGATATATTCCTGCCTTTCAAGAATATCTGCGACCGTTCTTGCCGCCCATTTATGAGGGATAGCCGGAAGTGCCGATGTCTTTCTGCCCTTCGCTTGCCAATGCTCTGTTGGCGTTAGAATACCCTCCGAAAATAGAATGTTTGCTATCTGTGTCGGTCCATACCCCTCAACGCATAAGCGGAATATTTTCCGCACAACTTCGGCGGCTTCCTCATCAACAAGCCATTCATCGGGATTAGCTTCATTTTTCTTGTAGCCGTATGGAATTACCGTTGTCAGCGGTTTACCCGACATACCTTTGTTCTGAAATACCGCACGCACCTTCTTTGATGTATTCTTGGCATGCATTTCATAAAACCAGTCCTGCACGGGAAGAAAATCGCTGAGTCCATCTTTTGTGTCGATATTATCCATAATAGCGATATACCAAACGCCTAAACGCACAAAATCTTCCTCCAAAAGCTGACCGACAACAAGGCGGTTTCGTCCGAGCCTTGAATGGTCTTTGACAATGATGGTTTCAATCTGTCCTGCTTCGGCAAGCTCCATCAGTTCCATAAAAGCTGGTCTTGTAAAACTTACTCCCGAATACCCGTCGTCTACAAAGAACTTAGTATTCTTAAATCTGTTTTCGTTTGCGTATTTTTCTACGATTGATTTCTGATTGGTAATACTGTTGCTCTCACCTTGCAGTTCATCATCTCTTGATAGTCTGCAATAAAGAGCGGTTATTTTATCTGACTGTCTGTTCAAAATTAACTCCTTTCCGACAGTCGGATATGATGTTTGTAGTAATGCTATTTTACCATATCTACCGTCTTACTTCAATGCTTTAAAGTGATAATCTTTTCTATTGTTCGCTTTTTAACACTATCCTGCGTACCTTGTCCACCATATTCTCGGCTTTGCTATTGTCAAAATGGGAGCAAACAACATAGTAAATGCCGTCAAATTCCTGTACAAAATCCAATTCTTTAGGCTTGGAGATTTGTTCAAAAAAGGCAAGGCGTTTTTCCTTTGGTAATTCGGCAAGCATATCGTAGATACTGTCGATTTCTTCTCGGATAGTGATATCTTCAATAATTTCATTCTGCTCGTTCATCATTCAATCCTTTCTCAGTATCAAGCACAGAGATATTGCTTCATCTGCGCCTTTACCTTTTCTTTAGCGATAATTACAGACCGTCGTACCGCCTGTGCCGTGCAGTTCTCCATAGCGGCGATTTCGTAATTGCTATAGTCGTACTCATAATAAAGCAGGAAACGCCGCCTTTGAATTTCGGGCAGGCTGTTAATCGCCTTATACAGCAATTCCGAGCGTTCTGTTTCAATAATGATTTCTTCAACGCTTTTGGGAATGTATCTTGCCCGTCTGTTCAGTGTTTCTTCGTAGACCTCGTTAAATTCCTTGTGGTGTTGGTCGGACTGTTGGAGAGTGCGGTTTTTCCGTTCCAACTGCCGAAACGCAAAGTACAATTCTTTCAATACATCCAAACTCTGAAACACTCCCGTGCTGTCCTTAAAGCTGATAAAATATTTCATCACTCCATCGGCGCAGCTTCCCTCTCGGAGCGTGTAAACCCTGTTCATAAAAGTCACTTGTCTTTCCTCCTGCTAAAAAAATGGGCGAGAGGTTTTTAAGCCTCTCACCCAATAACCCGCAGGAAGATAGAAATTTCCCTTTAGCCTTTAAAATTGCTTTAGCTTATTACGCAGCCTTTCTATCCGCTTGTAAATGGACTTTATAGATAGGTTTACGATTGCCGAGATTTCCTTTGTAGAATAACCCTGCATTTTCAGCAGGACGATTTGCAGGGTACGCTTGTCCAACGTAAGTAATGCTTGATACAGATTTTCGTTATCAATCTCATTCAGTAAATCCGTAACGGTCTTTACATCTACAAAAGGCTCTACCTCTGCCATTCCCTCAAGGTATTCTCCAAAATCGCTTGTCCGACGGTAAAACCGCCTATTAGAATTAAACTCTGCTCGGTCATAGGTGCGGATTTCTTCAATGGTATCCTCATCAACACCGTATTTCCGTAAAATCGTTTCCTCGGCTTCTTTCCAGATACGCCATTTCCTTTCTTCCCGTCCGTGGTTGTATGCCATTTGAATTTTCCCCCAATCTGAATTTTTGAAATACTAAAAATCCAGATTGAGGGGCGGGGAGCGACAGCCAACGCCAGAAACAGCCTTACGGCGTATTCCTGCAAAAAATGACAAAAGAAAAACCGCAAGGACTGTCATACCTTTACGGTTTAGGGAGAATTTATTTCTATTATGTAGAGATTTGACTTCTACTTTTGAGGTGCAAAACCCCTGTGTATTGATGAGAATTTTTTTAACAGATTACCTGCTATTCTTTGGTAGTATATATGTAAACGAAAGTCATCGCTTGCAAGCAAAAAAATCCCTCCAAACTCAAACAGGTCTGTAGGGTAAAACTATTTTCATTTGGGCATGAAGATACAGTCCACCAAAACACTGTTTTTTTATTTGGTGGACTTGTCCTACCTATGTTCTATAAAGAAAAGAGCCGACAAACTGTGATTGCTCACAAGTTTATCGGCTCTGAGTCATTGCGTCTGGCTCTTTGATGATTGTTATCTGCAAGTCCTTTGCTTCAATCAAAGTTTCCTGTTTACATTTCGGACAGTAAAGAGGATAGTTTATCAAAATAGTATCCTCTCTAAGTCTATCACGGGTTTTACTGCTACAGACAGGACAGCGCACCCATTTTATTTCACTCATTCTGCCTTTCCTCACTTTTGAAATAATCTCTTAACAATATTTACCTTTCATCTTTTGATAATTCTTTGCTTTTTAGATTTGTAATTAGCCATTTACGTATAGCTTTTAATTGTTCTTCCGTATGAAACCAATGCTCGCCACTCTCCATCACATCTAAGCCACAATGAAATTTATGTGCAAAATGTTCCACTATATCACGGTCAATTAAATTATCCCTTCCGCCATATAGTATTTTAGTAGGAACTTCCCACTTTGTAATCGGATGGGATAGCGCATATTCCCAATACCTCCAAGAAAGGGTTTGACCGAATGTGGTAGGTATAATAAGCTCTTTCTTCAACTGTTCCTCTGTAACATTCGTCCAACCCATCATTTTTAATATGAGTTGCTTCATATCCAGAACGGGCGAAACAAACAGGCAATTATCCAAACATTCATTGCCGAAACTAAGTATACTAAACCAAGCCCCTATGCTGTTTGCAAATAAAGACACTCGTTCCCAATGCATCTTTACAAATCCCATAACACCAGTCAACTCTGGCACAATATGCCACGGGTCAAACGAATCAATCTCGTCTTTTCTTTCTCCATGCTCTGGCAAATCTATACTTAAAACCTGATAATCATATCTACAAATAACTTTGGTGATACTCTGTGCTTCCTCTTTATTTCCGCCTTGACCGTGAATATATAAATATATCTTTCTTGACGGTACTCCAAAAATAATTGCAGGAATTCCATCTATTGTAGTTATTTTCTTTGTAATAGCCATTTTCACACACCTCAATATCTTAATTGCTCTATATGACCAGACTTAATCGATTGGATGTTCTGAACTATTTTTTCTTCTGACCAATCCCACCATTTCAAT of the Luxibacter massiliensis genome contains:
- a CDS encoding DUF2116 family Zn-ribbon domain-containing protein, producing the protein MKKCKYCGKKISGSFEFCCHECENSYTKNIEKAESRIKYFIIGIIIGFLVMFYGVISNSDFIIGDGIIVMGIVAVALPFTTPETVALLGYQKSRIVGRILGTLLIVVGIWVGFV
- a CDS encoding helix-turn-helix transcriptional regulator is translated as MTFGEKIQKLRKEAGLSQEELSYQLGVSRQAISKWERDETLPDICQSKKLAVLYNLSLDELIEFDIDIKEIQEAIDKTNETVSKKVDWTNALPQNRKQKFAVVYTGQS
- a CDS encoding recombinase family protein is translated as MNRQSDKITALYCRLSRDDELQGESNSITNQKSIVEKYANENRFKNTKFFVDDGYSGVSFTRPAFMELMELAEAGQIETIIVKDHSRLGRNRLVVGQLLEEDFVRLGVWYIAIMDNIDTKDGLSDFLPVQDWFYEMHAKNTSKKVRAVFQNKGMSGKPLTTVIPYGYKKNEANPDEWLVDEEAAEVVRKIFRLCVEGYGPTQIANILFSEGILTPTEHWQAKGRKTSALPAIPHKWAARTVADILERQEYIGDTVIFRSTTRSFKGKTKIERPKEEWKVFENTHEAIINREIWELVQTLRANKRRPNRTGEVSMFSGLLYCRDCGEKLYYSVTNNYSREQAYFFCSNYRKNTANCTAHYIREKVVYALVLESLRRVLFYVQAFEKQFVQEQLEKSSEEQKKELAKKRRELAKSEKRITELDVLFQRIYEDNVSGKLNDERFAVMSANYEEEQKSLKEALSQLKADVEAQNDKTENVSAFIQKVKRYTEIEELTPAIVNEFIDCIMVSKKQVIDGKTVYPIDIYYNGVGIITAPSAEEYEAMFQERLKQKRSQKEKTA
- a CDS encoding RNA polymerase sigma factor: MNRVYTLREGSCADGVMKYFISFKDSTGVFQSLDVLKELYFAFRQLERKNRTLQQSDQHHKEFNEVYEETLNRRARYIPKSVEEIIIETERSELLYKAINSLPEIQRRRFLLYYEYDYSNYEIAAMENCTAQAVRRSVIIAKEKVKAQMKQYLCA
- a CDS encoding sigma-70 family RNA polymerase sigma factor; this translates as MAYNHGREERKWRIWKEAEETILRKYGVDEDTIEEIRTYDRAEFNSNRRFYRRTSDFGEYLEGMAEVEPFVDVKTVTDLLNEIDNENLYQALLTLDKRTLQIVLLKMQGYSTKEISAIVNLSIKSIYKRIERLRNKLKQF
- a CDS encoding cysteine-rich KTR domain-containing protein, whose product is MSEIKWVRCPVCSSKTRDRLREDTILINYPLYCPKCKQETLIEAKDLQITIIKEPDAMTQSR
- a CDS encoding alpha/beta hydrolase: MAITKKITTIDGIPAIIFGVPSRKIYLYIHGQGGNKEEAQSITKVICRYDYQVLSIDLPEHGERKDEIDSFDPWHIVPELTGVMGFVKMHWERVSLFANSIGAWFSILSFGNECLDNCLFVSPVLDMKQLILKMMGWTNVTEEQLKKELIIPTTFGQTLSWRYWEYALSHPITKWEVPTKILYGGRDNLIDRDIVEHFAHKFHCGLDVMESGEHWFHTEEQLKAIRKWLITNLKSKELSKDER